Proteins from a genomic interval of Niabella soli DSM 19437:
- the nuoL gene encoding NADH-quinone oxidoreductase subunit L: MKNVLDIVYLIPLLPLIGCLINGLGRKSLSKSAVGFIGSGVILVSFVISLWAFFQVHAGNTHTTEYFPFINVGNLKIPFAFRIDQLSAIWLLIITGVGFLIHVYSTAYMHDEESGQYGKYFAYLNLFVFSMLLLVMGANFVIMFIGWEGVGLCSYLLIGFWFKRDEYARAANKAFIMNRIGDLAFLIALFMIISKAGTTTFSDVFTSGTLAKFSTKELTTITLLLFVGATGKSAQIPLYTWLPDAMAGPTPVSALIHAATMVTAGIYMIARCNLMFSMAPQTLNVIAIIGIATALLAASIALKQNDIKKVLAYSTVSQLGYMFLAIGSGAYVAAVFHVMTHAFFKALLFLGSGSVIHAMGGEQDMRKMGGLSKYMKITNITFLLGCLAIAGIPGFSGFFSKDEILAAAFAKSPLLYALGLIGALMTAFYMFRLYATTFKGSFRGTHEQEHHLHESPSAITIPLILLAVLSVVGGFVGIPEFMAQGAHSLADFLEPVFKDSYALLPIHEASHSTEWMLAGVSSVLVIGVVIFAWNKFSKKPDMEATTGLGKVLENKWYVDELYETIIVKPLNALGTFLNNIFDKKIVDGIVNGAGRLVSYGSRQLRWLQSGQTGAYILMMVLGMVLIFVVQLFLRK, from the coding sequence ATGAAGAATGTGTTAGATATCGTTTATTTAATTCCCTTGCTGCCATTAATAGGCTGTCTCATAAACGGGCTGGGAAGAAAAAGTTTGTCGAAGAGTGCTGTTGGGTTTATCGGCAGTGGTGTGATCCTGGTTTCATTTGTTATAAGTCTCTGGGCCTTTTTCCAGGTACATGCAGGCAATACGCACACGACCGAATATTTCCCTTTTATTAATGTAGGCAATTTAAAGATCCCCTTTGCATTCCGGATCGATCAGCTTTCTGCTATCTGGCTGCTGATCATTACCGGTGTGGGCTTTTTGATACACGTGTATTCAACCGCATATATGCATGATGAGGAATCCGGACAGTATGGCAAATATTTTGCCTACCTGAACCTGTTTGTATTTTCCATGCTGCTGCTGGTAATGGGCGCCAACTTCGTAATTATGTTTATCGGCTGGGAAGGGGTGGGTCTTTGTTCGTATTTGCTGATCGGTTTCTGGTTTAAAAGAGATGAATATGCACGTGCGGCGAACAAAGCATTTATTATGAACCGTATTGGCGACCTGGCCTTTTTGATCGCCCTGTTTATGATCATTAGTAAAGCGGGAACCACAACCTTCAGCGATGTTTTTACCAGCGGAACGTTGGCGAAGTTTTCCACTAAAGAACTTACTACAATTACCTTGTTACTATTTGTTGGCGCAACGGGGAAAAGTGCACAGATCCCCCTGTATACCTGGTTGCCGGATGCCATGGCGGGTCCTACCCCTGTATCGGCATTGATCCACGCGGCTACCATGGTTACGGCCGGTATTTACATGATCGCCCGTTGTAACCTTATGTTTTCAATGGCGCCACAAACGTTGAACGTTATTGCTATTATCGGCATCGCAACGGCATTGCTGGCGGCATCGATTGCTTTAAAGCAAAATGATATTAAAAAGGTATTGGCCTACTCCACCGTAAGCCAGTTGGGGTATATGTTCCTGGCCATCGGCAGCGGCGCTTATGTGGCTGCGGTATTCCATGTAATGACCCACGCGTTTTTTAAAGCCTTGCTGTTTTTAGGCAGTGGTAGTGTTATTCATGCAATGGGCGGCGAACAGGATATGAGAAAAATGGGCGGTCTGTCCAAATATATGAAGATCACCAATATCACTTTCCTGCTGGGCTGCCTGGCCATTGCCGGCATTCCCGGTTTTTCGGGTTTCTTTTCTAAGGATGAGATCCTGGCGGCCGCTTTTGCCAAATCCCCTTTACTATACGCACTGGGGCTGATCGGCGCGCTGATGACGGCTTTCTACATGTTCCGCTTGTATGCTACTACTTTTAAAGGAAGCTTCCGCGGCACCCATGAGCAGGAGCATCATTTGCATGAAAGCCCTTCGGCTATTACCATTCCGCTAATTCTTCTCGCTGTGCTTTCTGTAGTAGGCGGGTTTGTGGGTATTCCTGAATTTATGGCACAGGGGGCACATTCCCTTGCCGATTTCCTGGAGCCGGTTTTTAAAGATTCGTATGCATTGCTGCCCATACACGAAGCATCACATAGCACGGAATGGATGCTGGCGGGTGTATCATCCGTATTGGTGATCGGGGTAGTGATCTTCGCCTGGAATAAATTCTCAAAAAAGCCGGATATGGAAGCAACTACCGGATTGGGAAAGGTATTGGAAAACAAATGGTATGTGGATGAGTTGTATGAAACCATCATTGTAAAACCGCTTAATGCCCTGGGTACTTTCTTAAATAACATATTTGATAAAAAGATTGTAGACGGCATTGTGAATGGTGCGGGACGCCTGGTAAGCTATGGAAGCCGCCAGTTGCGCTGGCTGCAAAGCGGGCAAACCGGGGCTTATATTTTGATGATGGTGCTGGGGATGGTATTGATCTTTGTTGTACAACTTTTCTTAAGAAAATAG
- the nuoK gene encoding NADH-quinone oxidoreductase subunit NuoK produces MPINYYITLALCLFSIGVVGVLTRRNAIIVFMCIELMLNAVNLLLVAFSKMHHIAKGATAVTGTDGQLFVFFIMVVAAAEVSVGLAIIVMMYRNVHSININFLNRLKH; encoded by the coding sequence ATGCCGATTAATTATTATATAACACTTGCACTTTGCTTGTTCTCGATTGGGGTGGTGGGCGTTTTAACCCGCCGCAACGCGATCATTGTTTTTATGTGCATAGAACTGATGCTGAATGCCGTAAACCTGCTGCTGGTGGCGTTTTCAAAGATGCATCATATAGCAAAAGGGGCAACAGCGGTTACCGGAACAGACGGACAGCTATTTGTTTTTTTCATTATGGTGGTGGCCGCGGCCGAGGTAAGTGTGGGGCTGGCGATAATTGTAATGATGTACCGGAATGTACATTCGATAAATATTAATTTCTTAAACAGGCTGAAACATTAA
- a CDS encoding NADH-quinone oxidoreductase subunit J family protein — protein MNITQVLFWVLTVIAIGSALMVVTARNPVYSVLGLIVTFFAISGHYILMNAQFLAIVNIIVYAGAIMVLFLFVIMLMNLSKSTEALKNKWLQIVGAIAGGCLFLVLVAALKNTEVKKDLVEMGTGNIGLVKELGRELFTTFVIPFEIASILFLSAMVGAVVIGKKE, from the coding sequence ATGAATATAACGCAGGTTTTGTTTTGGGTACTTACGGTCATCGCCATTGGCAGTGCATTAATGGTTGTTACCGCCAGGAACCCCGTGTATAGCGTGCTGGGGCTGATTGTGACCTTCTTTGCTATTTCGGGGCACTATATTTTAATGAACGCCCAGTTTTTGGCGATCGTGAACATTATTGTTTATGCGGGAGCCATTATGGTGCTGTTCCTTTTTGTGATCATGCTGATGAACCTGAGCAAATCGACCGAAGCCTTAAAGAACAAATGGCTGCAGATCGTGGGCGCCATTGCCGGGGGCTGTCTGTTCCTGGTGTTGGTGGCGGCATTAAAAAATACAGAGGTAAAGAAAGATCTGGTGGAAATGGGCACCGGAAATATCGGATTAGTAAAAGAGCTCGGACGTGAATTGTTCACCACTTTTGTGATCCCTTTTGAAATTGCCAGTATTCTGTTTTTAAGCGCCATGGTGGGCGCGGTGGTGATCGGGAAAAAGGAATAA
- the nuoI gene encoding NADH-quinone oxidoreductase subunit NuoI: MSVQLTNRSKPVDRRPMNWVERMYLVNIFKGMAITLKHFFKKKPTVQYPEETRPFSKVFRGLHILNRDEEGRERCTACGLCAVACPAEAITMEAAERQEGEENLYREEKYAAKYEINMLRCIFCGYCEEACPKDAIYLSQTFTPSNYTRKGFIYKKEDLLIPNPLTDPEGFKKAQGEIQQAKETI, from the coding sequence ATGAGTGTACAATTAACAAACAGAAGCAAACCCGTTGATCGCAGGCCGATGAACTGGGTGGAGCGTATGTACCTGGTAAATATTTTTAAAGGAATGGCGATCACCTTAAAGCATTTCTTTAAAAAGAAACCGACGGTTCAATATCCGGAGGAGACCCGACCGTTCAGTAAGGTGTTTCGCGGGCTGCATATTTTAAACCGGGATGAGGAAGGGCGTGAACGCTGCACTGCCTGCGGATTATGCGCGGTGGCCTGCCCGGCGGAGGCCATTACCATGGAAGCGGCAGAGCGGCAGGAAGGCGAGGAAAATTTGTACCGGGAAGAAAAATATGCGGCCAAATATGAGATCAATATGCTGCGTTGTATTTTCTGCGGCTATTGCGAAGAGGCTTGTCCGAAAGATGCGATCTATCTTTCGCAAACTTTTACCCCATCCAATTATACACGAAAAGGTTTTATTTATAAGAAAGAAGATCTGCTGATCCCGAATCCGCTTACCGATCCGGAAGGGTTTAAAAAAGCACAGGGTGAAATTCAACAGGCAAAAGAAACGATTTAA
- the nuoH gene encoding NADH-quinone oxidoreductase subunit NuoH → MFLLAIDWFFIIEKLVLIAAIVTLSMVVAMYATYGERKVAAFIQDRIGPNRAGPFGLLQPLADGGKLFFKEEIIPLASSKFLFILGPMLAMVTALLTSAVVPWGTALKVGERIVPLQVADVNIGILYVFGVVSLGVYGIMLGGWASNNKFSLLAAIRGASQMVSYELAMGMALIAVLMLTGSLQMSTIVESQRGGALGGLASWNIFGGGQILGFLIFFVCALAECNRTPFDLAEAENELNFGYHQEYSSMKLGFYLFAEYINMFISGVIMSTLYFGGYDIPFVNETALAGHIGQNWVAILTFLCLFIKALIFVFIFMWIRWTVPRFRFDQLMNLGWKRLIPLALLNMIITALVVLWLKK, encoded by the coding sequence ATGTTTTTACTGGCTATTGATTGGTTTTTTATTATTGAGAAGTTGGTGCTGATTGCGGCTATTGTTACGCTATCAATGGTAGTGGCGATGTACGCCACGTATGGCGAACGGAAGGTAGCGGCCTTTATCCAGGATCGTATCGGACCGAACCGGGCCGGCCCTTTTGGCTTATTACAACCGCTAGCAGACGGCGGTAAGCTGTTTTTTAAGGAAGAAATTATTCCCCTGGCATCTTCAAAATTTTTATTCATCCTCGGGCCTATGCTGGCGATGGTTACGGCTTTGCTGACCAGTGCGGTGGTTCCCTGGGGAACTGCCTTGAAAGTAGGGGAACGTATAGTGCCTTTACAGGTGGCTGATGTAAATATCGGGATCTTATATGTTTTTGGAGTAGTGAGCCTGGGCGTTTACGGCATTATGCTGGGGGGCTGGGCTTCCAACAATAAATTTTCATTGCTGGCGGCTATCCGCGGCGCTTCGCAGATGGTTTCTTATGAGCTGGCGATGGGCATGGCGCTGATCGCGGTGCTGATGCTGACGGGCTCTTTACAAATGAGCACCATCGTGGAAAGCCAGCGGGGCGGCGCTTTGGGCGGATTGGCCAGTTGGAATATATTTGGCGGCGGCCAGATCCTGGGGTTCCTGATCTTTTTTGTTTGCGCCCTGGCGGAATGCAACCGTACCCCTTTTGACCTGGCTGAAGCAGAAAATGAACTGAACTTTGGATACCACCAGGAATATTCCAGTATGAAACTGGGCTTTTACCTGTTTGCGGAATATATCAATATGTTTATCAGCGGGGTGATCATGTCGACACTGTATTTTGGCGGGTATGATATCCCTTTTGTAAATGAAACCGCGCTGGCGGGGCATATTGGCCAGAACTGGGTAGCCATTCTTACTTTCCTGTGTTTATTTATTAAAGCGCTCATTTTTGTATTCATATTTATGTGGATCCGCTGGACCGTTCCGCGTTTCCGTTTTGATCAACTGATGAACCTGGGCTGGAAACGGCTGATCCCGCTGGCCTTATTGAATATGATCATAACGGCGCTGGTGGTGCTTTGGCTGAAGAAGTAG
- a CDS encoding 2Fe-2S iron-sulfur cluster-binding protein, which translates to MADEIKQQPPANFKVTIDNVTLEVPPGTTILQAARLVGGDVTPPAMCFYTPLKGSGGKCRTCLVEVSKGSEKDPRPMPKLVASCRTTVMDGMEVKSITSERVIAARNSVVEFLLINHPLDCPICDQAGECDLQDLSYEHGKEGSRYEFKKRVFKKHNLGKYIQLHMTRCILCYRCVFTADQLTNKRQHGILDRGDHAEIATYIEKSLDNEFIGNVIDVCPVGALTDKTFRFKNRVWFTKPVDAHRDCPTCCGKVTLWARGPEVLRVTARKDQWGEILPDDDGKTGWICNECRFEKKDVKDWIIDGPMKVARHSVIGANHYEVLDTPKETIDEVMGRAPKLLMDIHSVSEVNDPNVDLSKIDGPATGAVFNHKKMIGEKKD; encoded by the coding sequence ATGGCAGACGAAATTAAACAACAACCACCTGCAAATTTTAAGGTAACAATTGACAATGTTACGTTAGAAGTGCCACCCGGTACTACTATTTTGCAGGCGGCCAGACTGGTGGGTGGGGATGTAACCCCACCTGCGATGTGTTTTTATACCCCCCTCAAAGGCAGTGGTGGTAAATGCCGTACCTGCCTGGTGGAAGTGAGCAAGGGCTCCGAAAAGGACCCGCGCCCCATGCCCAAGCTGGTGGCCAGTTGCCGTACCACCGTGATGGACGGTATGGAGGTAAAAAGTATTACCAGTGAGCGGGTTATTGCAGCACGCAATAGTGTGGTGGAGTTCTTATTAATTAACCATCCGCTGGATTGCCCTATTTGCGACCAGGCAGGTGAGTGTGATCTGCAGGATCTTAGTTATGAACATGGTAAAGAGGGTTCCCGTTATGAATTTAAGAAACGCGTATTCAAAAAACACAACCTGGGCAAGTATATCCAGTTGCACATGACGCGTTGCATTTTGTGTTACCGTTGTGTGTTTACGGCGGATCAACTGACCAATAAACGTCAGCACGGTATTCTGGATCGGGGCGATCATGCGGAGATAGCCACTTATATTGAAAAATCGCTGGATAATGAATTTATCGGAAACGTAATTGATGTATGCCCCGTGGGGGCCTTAACGGATAAAACCTTCCGTTTTAAGAACAGGGTATGGTTCACCAAGCCGGTGGACGCCCATCGCGATTGCCCCACTTGTTGTGGTAAAGTAACGCTATGGGCGCGTGGCCCTGAAGTGCTGCGGGTTACTGCACGCAAAGATCAGTGGGGCGAGATCCTTCCCGATGATGATGGTAAAACGGGCTGGATCTGTAACGAATGCCGGTTCGAGAAAAAGGATGTGAAGGATTGGATCATTGACGGACCGATGAAAGTAGCGCGGCATTCAGTGATCGGCGCCAATCACTATGAAGTGCTGGATACACCCAAAGAGACCATTGATGAAGTAATGGGGCGTGCGCCTAAATTACTGATGGATATTCACAGTGTGAGCGAAGTAAATGACCCTAACGTGGATCTGAGCAAGATTGACGGCCCGGCAACAGGAGCTGTGTTCAACCACAAAAAAATGATCGGCGAAAAAAAGGATTAA
- a CDS encoding GxxExxY protein has protein sequence MFESVYEEILFYELVQRGISVERQKPIPVFHKEIKMEIGFRSDLMVEKKVIVEIKSVEELARVHYKQVITYLKLTDCRLGLLINFNVDLLKEGFHRIVNKL, from the coding sequence TTGTTTGAAAGTGTATACGAAGAAATTCTTTTTTACGAGTTAGTACAGAGAGGGATTTCTGTGGAACGACAAAAACCGATTCCTGTTTTTCATAAGGAAATAAAAATGGAAATTGGTTTTAGGTCAGATTTAATGGTAGAGAAGAAAGTAATTGTCGAAATAAAATCGGTAGAAGAGTTGGCAAGAGTTCATTATAAGCAGGTAATTACTTATTTGAAATTAACTGATTGTAGGTTAGGGCTTTTGATCAATTTTAATGTTGATTTATTAAAAGAAGGATTTCACAGGATAGTGAATAAGTTATAG
- the nuoF gene encoding NADH-quinone oxidoreductase subunit NuoF codes for MSRKLLLENAHIEGIRYYDVYRKNGGYRSVEKALKMTPEEVVEEVKKSGLRGRGGAGFPTGMKWSFIAKPEGVPRHLVCNADESEPGTFKDRYLMEFLPHLLIEGLIVSSYALGSNTTYIYIRGEYAWIPDILEQAIAEAKANGFLGKNILNTGFDCEIYVQRGAGAYICGEETALIESLEGKRGNPRIKPPFPAVKGAWDRPTVVNNVETLAAVVPIINMGGEEYAKIGVGRSTGTKLISACGNINKPGVYEIDMTISVEEFIFSEEWCGGIKNGKRLKACIPGGSSVPILPANLLLKTAKGEPRMMNYESLADGGFATGTMMGSGGFIVFDEDQCVVKNTYTLARFYRHESCGQCSPCREGTGWMEKLLLRLEKGQGKTSDIDLLWDIQSKIEGNTICPLGDAAAWPVAAAIRHFRDEFEWHVTHAAEAQTRNYGLAHYADPLQVPEPAAV; via the coding sequence ATGAGCAGAAAATTACTTTTAGAGAACGCGCATATTGAAGGCATCCGGTATTACGATGTGTACCGGAAGAACGGTGGCTATCGTAGTGTAGAGAAGGCCTTAAAAATGACGCCAGAGGAAGTGGTGGAAGAGGTAAAGAAGAGTGGCCTCCGGGGGCGGGGCGGGGCCGGTTTCCCTACCGGGATGAAATGGAGCTTTATTGCCAAGCCGGAAGGCGTTCCGCGTCACCTGGTTTGTAATGCAGATGAAAGCGAACCGGGGACTTTCAAGGATCGCTACCTGATGGAGTTCCTTCCGCACCTGTTAATTGAAGGATTGATCGTTTCCAGTTACGCGCTGGGTTCCAACACTACATACATATATATTCGTGGCGAATATGCCTGGATCCCTGATATTTTAGAACAGGCAATTGCAGAAGCAAAAGCGAATGGGTTCCTGGGCAAGAATATTTTAAATACGGGCTTCGACTGTGAGATCTATGTACAGCGGGGTGCCGGTGCGTATATCTGTGGTGAAGAAACGGCATTGATCGAATCGCTGGAAGGGAAGCGCGGCAATCCACGTATTAAACCTCCCTTCCCGGCAGTGAAAGGTGCCTGGGACCGCCCTACCGTGGTGAACAATGTGGAAACCCTGGCGGCAGTGGTGCCCATCATCAATATGGGTGGTGAGGAATATGCCAAGATCGGCGTAGGCCGTTCTACCGGAACAAAGCTGATCTCTGCCTGCGGCAATATTAACAAGCCGGGGGTTTATGAAATAGATATGACCATCTCCGTTGAGGAATTTATTTTCAGCGAGGAATGGTGCGGCGGTATCAAAAATGGCAAGCGGTTAAAAGCCTGCATTCCCGGCGGATCTTCCGTGCCCATCCTGCCCGCCAACCTGTTGCTGAAAACAGCCAAGGGTGAGCCGCGCATGATGAACTATGAAAGCCTTGCTGATGGCGGATTTGCCACCGGAACTATGATGGGAAGCGGCGGTTTCATTGTGTTTGATGAAGACCAATGTGTGGTTAAAAATACCTATACATTAGCGCGGTTCTACCGTCATGAAAGTTGTGGGCAATGTTCTCCCTGCCGGGAAGGAACCGGCTGGATGGAAAAATTATTATTGCGGCTGGAAAAGGGGCAGGGTAAAACAAGCGATATAGATTTGTTGTGGGATATACAGAGCAAGATAGAGGGTAATACGATCTGTCCGCTCGGTGATGCAGCGGCATGGCCGGTGGCGGCGGCGATCCGGCATTTCCGGGATGAGTTTGAATGGCACGTAACCCACGCTGCGGAAGCGCAAACCCGGAATTATGGATTGGCGCATTATGCGGATCCGTTACAGGTGCCGGAGCCCGCGGCGGTATAA
- a CDS encoding VOC family protein, which yields MQAITPYLNFNGNAAEALDFYAKALGGQIVHKQTFGDTQGDYPVAESHKDKLMHALFNAGELSFMVSDCPPGVSVTSGNAISLALNFTDETSIANAFNALGEGGTVTMPLQDTFWGARFGMLTDKFGFNWMFNYDKPKS from the coding sequence ATGCAGGCAATTACACCGTATTTGAACTTTAATGGCAATGCTGCCGAGGCCCTGGATTTTTACGCCAAAGCGCTCGGCGGTCAGATCGTACATAAACAAACTTTTGGTGATACCCAGGGCGATTACCCGGTGGCGGAATCCCATAAAGACAAACTAATGCATGCGCTGTTTAATGCCGGTGAACTGAGCTTTATGGTGAGCGACTGCCCTCCGGGCGTTAGCGTGACCAGCGGCAATGCGATAAGCCTGGCGTTGAATTTTACAGACGAAACCAGCATTGCAAATGCCTTTAATGCCCTTGGTGAAGGCGGAACGGTTACCATGCCTTTACAAGATACTTTCTGGGGCGCCAGGTTTGGAATGCTTACGGATAAATTTGGTTTCAACTGGATGTTCAATTACGATAAGCCCAAAAGCTAA
- a CDS encoding NADH-quinone oxidoreductase subunit NuoE family protein, whose translation MIQFSEEQLNKVSEIIARYPEGKQKSALLPVLHLAQDVFGWLSTETMDYVASLLKIEPIEVYEVATFYTMYNLKPVGKYVFEVCQTGPCMIQGSDDIIAYIEEKLSIKPGETTADGMFTLKAAECLGACGYAPMMQMGKYYKEHLTKEKVDAIIAECRSDISVNN comes from the coding sequence ATGATTCAGTTTTCAGAAGAGCAATTAAACAAGGTGAGCGAGATCATAGCTCGTTATCCGGAAGGCAAGCAAAAAAGCGCGTTGCTACCCGTGTTGCACCTGGCACAGGATGTATTTGGTTGGCTGAGCACCGAAACCATGGATTACGTGGCCTCTTTGTTGAAAATAGAGCCAATTGAAGTATATGAGGTAGCTACTTTTTATACCATGTACAACCTGAAACCAGTAGGCAAATATGTTTTTGAAGTGTGCCAGACCGGGCCTTGCATGATCCAGGGAAGCGATGATATCATTGCCTATATTGAAGAAAAGCTGAGCATTAAACCCGGGGAAACAACCGCAGACGGAATGTTTACCCTGAAAGCGGCTGAGTGCCTGGGGGCTTGTGGTTATGCGCCTATGATGCAGATGGGTAAATATTATAAAGAACACCTGACCAAAGAGAAAGTGGATGCGATCATTGCGGAGTGCAGAAGCGATATATCTGTAAACAATTAA
- a CDS encoding NADH-quinone oxidoreductase subunit D — protein sequence MSDHVLLPSGSIEKQTTTLNLGPTHPATHGVFQNIIELDGEKIVAADSTVGYIHRAFEKIAERRPLYQITPLTDRLNYCSAPINNMGWHLTCEKLLGVKTPKRVDYLRVIIMELARITDHLICSSIMGVDAGAYTGFLYVMQYRELVYEIYEEICGSRLTTNIGRIGGFERDFNNTAFEKIDKFLREYPAVLKEFEDLFTRNRIFMERTMGTGPISAERALNYGFTGPNLRAAGVDYDVRVAAPYSRYDEFDFEIPVGSTGDSYDRFQVRNAEMWQSLRIIEQAMQKLNNLKGGEATEYHADVPEYYLPPKEDVYTKMEALIWHFKIIMGEINMPAGEVYNAVEGANGELGFYFISDGGRSPYRLHFRRPCFIYYQAYAEMVKGQMLSDAIIVMSSMNLIAGEMDA from the coding sequence ATGAGCGATCATGTTTTATTACCAAGTGGCAGTATAGAAAAGCAAACCACCACACTGAACCTGGGGCCTACGCACCCGGCTACGCATGGGGTGTTCCAGAACATTATTGAGCTGGACGGGGAGAAAATTGTGGCGGCTGATTCAACTGTGGGCTATATTCACCGGGCATTTGAAAAAATTGCCGAACGCCGCCCCTTATACCAGATCACCCCGCTTACTGATCGTTTAAACTATTGCTCGGCGCCTATTAACAATATGGGCTGGCACCTGACCTGCGAAAAACTGCTGGGCGTAAAAACGCCCAAGAGGGTGGATTACCTGCGGGTGATTATCATGGAGCTGGCGCGCATCACGGATCATTTAATTTGTAGTTCTATCATGGGCGTGGATGCCGGCGCCTATACCGGGTTCCTCTATGTTATGCAATACCGGGAACTGGTTTACGAAATTTACGAGGAGATTTGTGGTTCCCGCCTGACGACGAATATTGGCCGCATTGGTGGCTTTGAGCGCGATTTTAATAATACAGCCTTTGAAAAGATTGATAAATTTTTAAGAGAATACCCCGCTGTACTAAAAGAGTTTGAGGACTTGTTTACCCGCAACCGCATTTTTATGGAGCGTACGATGGGAACGGGGCCGATCTCTGCCGAACGTGCCTTAAACTATGGGTTTACTGGCCCTAACCTGAGAGCAGCGGGTGTGGATTATGATGTACGTGTGGCGGCGCCTTATAGCCGTTACGATGAGTTTGATTTTGAAATACCCGTGGGTAGTACCGGGGATTCTTATGATCGTTTCCAGGTGCGTAACGCTGAAATGTGGCAGAGCCTGCGCATTATTGAACAGGCCATGCAGAAGCTGAACAATTTGAAGGGGGGAGAAGCCACCGAATACCATGCTGATGTGCCCGAATATTATCTGCCTCCCAAAGAAGATGTTTATACAAAAATGGAAGCCCTGATCTGGCATTTTAAGATCATTATGGGTGAGATCAATATGCCCGCCGGCGAGGTATATAATGCGGTGGAAGGGGCTAACGGGGAACTGGGATTTTATTTTATCAGCGATGGGGGGCGTTCTCCCTATCGCCTGCATTTCCGGCGCCCCTGTTTTATTTATTACCAGGCTTACGCCGAAATGGTAAAGGGGCAGATGCTGAGCGATGCCATCATTGTAATGTCGTCCATGAACCTGATTGCGGGGGAAATGGATGCGTAA
- a CDS encoding NADH-quinone oxidoreductase subunit C: MALTNEHIKEKLAEKFGDQVFDFKEEYDLLSFTSDKELNLKVLNFLVEEASLQFTFLTDLCGVHYPDNKGKELAVVYHLHNLRENVRVRYKVFTDVQHPDVYTATGVFAAANWMERETYDFYGVNFIGHPNLKRILNVDEMDYFPLRKEYPLEDQSRVDKDDEMFGRGSL, from the coding sequence ATGGCATTGACCAACGAACATATAAAAGAAAAACTGGCTGAAAAATTTGGCGATCAGGTTTTTGATTTTAAAGAGGAGTATGACTTATTGAGTTTCACCTCGGATAAGGAACTCAACCTGAAAGTACTGAATTTCTTGGTAGAGGAGGCATCCCTGCAATTTACTTTCCTGACGGATTTGTGCGGCGTGCACTATCCGGATAACAAAGGGAAAGAATTGGCGGTGGTGTACCACCTGCATAATCTGCGGGAAAATGTACGGGTACGTTATAAGGTATTTACCGATGTACAGCACCCGGATGTGTATACGGCTACCGGTGTTTTTGCAGCGGCAAACTGGATGGAACGGGAAACGTATGATTTTTACGGAGTTAATTTTATCGGGCATCCCAATTTAAAGCGCATCCTGAATGTTGATGAGATGGATTACTTTCCGCTGAGAAAGGAATATCCGCTGGAAGACCAGAGCAGGGTGGATAAGGATGATGAAATGTTTGGCAGAGGTTCGCTGTAA
- a CDS encoding NADH-quinone oxidoreductase subunit B, with protein sequence MRPVSYNIKPKKADLKDSLMMAEMPEGHQGEGFFATSLDSVIGLARKNSLWPLPFATSCCGIEFMATMASTYDLARFGSERVGFSPRQCDLLMVMGTIAKKMGPIVKQVYLQMAEPRWVIAVGACASSGGIFDTYSVLQGIDQVVPVDVYVPGCPPRPEAILDGVMRIQDLVGKESLRRRNGEQYKALLESYGIE encoded by the coding sequence ATGCGTCCTGTATCATATAATATTAAGCCAAAAAAGGCAGACTTGAAAGACAGTCTGATGATGGCCGAAATGCCGGAAGGGCATCAGGGAGAGGGGTTCTTTGCCACCTCACTGGACAGTGTAATTGGGCTGGCACGTAAAAACTCTTTATGGCCGCTGCCATTTGCCACTTCCTGCTGTGGTATTGAATTTATGGCCACGATGGCCTCTACTTACGACCTGGCCCGTTTTGGCAGCGAGCGCGTGGGCTTTTCGCCCCGCCAGTGCGACCTGTTGATGGTGATGGGCACCATCGCCAAAAAAATGGGACCCATAGTAAAGCAGGTATATCTTCAAATGGCCGAGCCGCGCTGGGTAATAGCCGTGGGCGCCTGTGCCAGCAGTGGTGGTATTTTTGACACTTATAGTGTATTGCAGGGGATCGACCAGGTGGTGCCGGTAGATGTGTACGTGCCGGGATGCCCGCCCCGGCCGGAAGCAATATTGGACGGCGTGATGCGGATCCAGGACCTGGTGGGAAAGGAAAGTTTGAGACGCAGGAATGGCGAACAATACAAGGCGTTATTGGAGAGTTACGGAATAGAATAA